The Pseudarthrobacter sp. NS4 genome includes a window with the following:
- a CDS encoding winged helix-turn-helix domain-containing protein yields MSASLSLDQARRIALAAQGLNKGRPAGPVTSRTVGRTFAQIQLVQIDSVNVLSRSHYLPFFSRLGNYDRAILQRMSSNHPRRMVEYWAHEASYIRPEHYQDLVLWQKRAWVGAARMDPVLRNAVSNKVLETLARSRPMTASEITAKIGHVEERQSVNWGWNWNSVKRVLEHLFEEGLVSAASRTDQFERKYALTERVLPHVTAGTGSIDPAEALQRLTEAAAHAHGIGSVRCFADYFRTPVKATAQSVEYLVRQGRLEPVTVAGWGREVYRHAEAVLPRRAMGRALLSPFDSLVFERRRLEELFGFHYRIEIYTPEPKRRYGYYVLPFLLGDRIVARVDLKADRTAGRLLARSAFGEPDAPPDTAVELAAELFLMAEWLGLQEVEVQPVGDLAAGLARAVARG; encoded by the coding sequence GTGTCAGCATCGCTGAGCCTGGACCAGGCACGGCGGATCGCATTGGCAGCACAGGGACTCAACAAAGGACGGCCCGCCGGCCCCGTAACTTCACGGACGGTGGGCCGTACCTTTGCCCAAATCCAGCTGGTCCAGATCGATTCAGTTAATGTCCTCTCGCGCAGCCACTACCTTCCCTTCTTCTCCCGACTGGGCAACTACGACCGGGCCATCCTGCAGCGGATGTCCAGCAACCATCCCCGCAGGATGGTGGAGTATTGGGCCCACGAGGCAAGCTACATCAGGCCCGAGCATTACCAGGACCTGGTCCTCTGGCAGAAAAGGGCATGGGTTGGCGCCGCGCGAATGGATCCCGTCCTACGGAACGCCGTCTCGAACAAAGTACTGGAGACGCTCGCACGAAGCCGCCCGATGACAGCCTCCGAAATCACCGCCAAAATCGGTCACGTTGAGGAAAGACAGAGCGTGAACTGGGGCTGGAACTGGAACTCGGTGAAACGGGTCCTGGAGCACCTCTTTGAGGAGGGCCTTGTCTCGGCTGCTTCCAGGACCGACCAGTTCGAGCGCAAGTACGCGCTGACCGAAAGAGTGCTGCCGCATGTCACTGCCGGGACCGGCAGCATCGATCCTGCGGAGGCACTGCAGCGGCTGACGGAGGCAGCAGCACATGCCCACGGTATAGGGAGCGTGAGGTGCTTTGCCGACTATTTCCGGACGCCGGTCAAAGCAACCGCCCAGTCCGTGGAGTACCTGGTGCGTCAGGGCAGGTTGGAGCCGGTGACCGTGGCCGGCTGGGGAAGGGAGGTCTACCGCCACGCTGAAGCTGTCCTGCCGAGGCGGGCCATGGGGCGAGCCTTACTTAGCCCGTTCGACTCCCTGGTTTTCGAACGACGCAGGCTTGAGGAACTGTTCGGCTTCCACTACAGGATTGAGATTTACACGCCGGAGCCCAAAAGGCGCTACGGCTACTATGTCCTTCCGTTCCTCCTCGGCGACCGGATCGTTGCAAGAGTGGACCTGAAGGCTGACCGCACGGCCGGGAGGCTGCTGGCGAGGTCAGCGTTTGGTGAGCCGGATGCTCCGCCTGACACCGCCGTCGAACTCGCCGCGGAACTGTTCCTCATGGCTGAATGGCTGGGACTGCAGGAGGTGGAGGTTCAACCGGTCGGTGACCTTGCGGCGGGCCTCGCACGGGCCGTCGCCCGCGGATAG
- the hpf gene encoding ribosome hibernation-promoting factor, HPF/YfiA family, producing MEFMISGRNLTVSDRFREYAGEKISKIESLGDKVQRVDAKVSKETNARQTGDQLTVEVTVLGRGPVIRAEASAADKFAAFDLAYNKLLERLRRAKDRKKVHHGRHTPKAVREATAALEPASTHEPLYLEASHRNEVAAAPADKSPYDVDNDIPAGNSPVLIRRKVFPAASISLDDAVDNMELVGHDFYLFVDKATNTPSVVYRRRGWTYGVITLDHECEPGDTVVEEKILAYRSDDAAANA from the coding sequence ATGGAGTTTATGATCAGCGGACGAAATCTGACAGTTTCAGACCGGTTCCGTGAATATGCCGGGGAGAAGATTTCAAAAATCGAATCGCTTGGAGATAAAGTCCAGCGCGTCGATGCCAAGGTCTCCAAGGAGACCAATGCCCGGCAGACCGGCGATCAGTTGACCGTTGAGGTGACAGTACTTGGCCGTGGGCCTGTGATCCGTGCCGAAGCCAGCGCTGCCGACAAGTTCGCTGCATTCGACCTTGCCTACAACAAACTGCTTGAGCGTCTCCGCCGCGCCAAGGACCGCAAGAAGGTCCACCACGGGCGGCACACTCCGAAGGCGGTCCGTGAGGCGACCGCAGCGCTCGAACCGGCCAGTACCCACGAGCCGCTGTACCTCGAGGCGAGCCACCGGAATGAAGTTGCGGCCGCCCCCGCTGACAAGTCCCCTTACGATGTTGACAACGACATCCCCGCCGGGAATTCTCCCGTTTTGATCCGTCGCAAAGTCTTCCCGGCTGCGTCCATCTCCCTCGACGATGCCGTAGACAACATGGAGCTCGTCGGCCACGATTTCTACCTTTTTGTGGACAAGGCCACCAATACGCCGTCGGTTGTATACCGGCGCCGCGGCTGGACATACGGCGTCATCACGCTGGACCACGAATGCGAGCCCGGAGACACCGTGGTGGAAGAAAAGATCCTTGCCTACCGCTCGGATGACGCCGCCGCCAACGCCTAG
- a CDS encoding ComF family protein: MTVCSDPDLFPSASRAARHRSDHHSKLLRLSEEVTRAVADLLALVVPVDCVCCGAEDRALCNACERHIRRLTRQPFRAESGAPALMDIRGPVLLPVAAAGVYREELAQALLSFKRHGQHQLKNSLGRALAGAVRAAVGDGQATLLVPVPTSSAAYVSRGFSPVHLLLAEASRQLPSVGVANVLVKTGNAGLRLPGGQKGLDRGARAKRVRGSMAVRCRDRARVAGHRCIIIDDVLTTGATLAEAARALHHADAIVTGAVVLAATRPPDAAGAAAASPVDQRKQA; this comes from the coding sequence ATGACAGTTTGCTCCGACCCGGACCTTTTCCCGTCTGCATCCCGGGCTGCCCGTCACCGCTCTGACCACCACAGCAAACTGCTGAGGTTGTCCGAGGAAGTAACGCGTGCCGTTGCCGACCTCCTGGCCTTGGTGGTGCCAGTGGATTGTGTGTGTTGCGGGGCCGAAGACCGCGCGCTCTGCAACGCCTGTGAGCGCCACATCCGCCGTCTCACCAGGCAGCCCTTCAGAGCGGAGAGCGGAGCCCCGGCACTGATGGATATCCGTGGACCGGTTTTATTGCCAGTAGCAGCAGCCGGCGTCTATCGGGAAGAACTGGCGCAGGCACTGCTCTCATTCAAGCGGCATGGCCAGCATCAGCTCAAGAACAGCCTTGGCCGGGCACTCGCGGGTGCCGTCCGGGCGGCAGTGGGGGACGGGCAGGCAACCCTGCTCGTCCCTGTTCCCACCAGCTCCGCGGCGTATGTCAGTCGGGGTTTCAGCCCCGTTCACCTGCTCCTGGCGGAGGCGTCGCGCCAGCTGCCATCGGTTGGCGTGGCGAACGTACTGGTAAAGACGGGAAATGCAGGCCTGCGGTTGCCGGGCGGACAAAAGGGCCTCGACCGGGGCGCCCGCGCAAAGCGGGTCCGGGGCTCTATGGCGGTCCGGTGCCGGGACCGGGCAAGGGTGGCAGGACACCGCTGCATCATCATCGATGATGTCCTCACCACAGGCGCCACGCTGGCGGAAGCAGCCCGCGCATTGCACCACGCGGATGCCATTGTCACGGGTGCTGTGGTCCTGGCGGCGACACGCCCGCCGGATGCTGCCGGCGCTGCCGCTGCTTCCCCCGTGGACCAGCGGAAGCAGGCATGA